A genome region from Anopheles stephensi strain Indian chromosome 2, UCI_ANSTEP_V1.0, whole genome shotgun sequence includes the following:
- the LOC118506501 gene encoding laminin subunit beta-1 isoform X1: MAKIGSSCIAYVVINLFIFHSLILSSNAQRRPYGGRDRLASRPPIHRVHPCEQSSCYPATGNLLIGRENRLEASSTCGTVRSERYCIVSHLEEKKCFLCDTRRETENDPMRNHRIGQIIYKMQPGTVEQTWWQSENGRENVTIQLDLEAEFHFTHLIIVFATFRPAAMLIERSYDFGKTWHVYKYFAHSCRESFPHAPLIARNITDVICDHRYSGVEPSKNGEVIYRVLPPNMNIENPYAEHVQNMLKMTNLRVNFTKLHSLGDNLLDDRDEIQEKYYYAISNMIVRGSCSCYGHASRCLPLEGVRNTVDMVHGRCECTHNTKGLNCEECEDFFNDLPWKPALGKQTNACKKCNCNNHATSCHFDQAVYEHSGRVSGGVCDNCQHNTQGYHCEECAPFYYRDPNEDIQSPYVCKPCDCDPRGSLDDGICDSIADEENGIVAGACHCKRNVNGRRCDHCREGFWNFDENNPEGCQPCTCNTLGTVNNSGCNVYTGECICKRLVTGRDCNQCMPETYGLSDSLEGCTPCNCHPGGSLDNSCDVITGQCRCRPHMQGRDCSEPKQHYFIPTLHRILEAEIPSTFCESGGGQNCSVVVRERANDRDADFTGPGFIRATEGTTLKFSVDDIPKTMNYDVMVRYQPQMKGDWENVRMTVIRPEVYNPEGPCANSHPSYERDITTTLSEYETSAIALHDICLESGKTYKFIVSFQRHEPYDDNPTAQILIDSIVLIPRIEITPILQGSHQAEVRHREYVDLGCNHTYYDVNYIINAPEECKDLLKTISVYINNGATPCECNPTGSKSKKCAESGGFCMCKTNVVGRQCDRCAPGTFGFGPEGCKACDCNSIGSKDNDCDLITGQCNCHPNTYGRECDQCQPGFWNFPNCQICECNGHTPTCNSKTGECNHCQDFTQGWKCDRCIDGYYGNPLLGSSIGCRPCRCPDTAASGHSYASECYLHPSTNDVICACEEGYAGARCDVCADNYFGNPEKPGGQCQPCDCSNNVDPKRPGNCDAKSGKCLQCLYNTEGDHCEYCRDGFYGDALRQDCRDCDCNLLGTNQTIQHCDRYTGQCPCLRNVQGQYCDECIENHWKIASGEGCEACDCDPVGALSEQCNPYDGQCSCKSGFGGRQCNQCEAYFWGDPNVECKPCECNAYGSATQQCDRTTGQCACKSGIGGYKCDQCDRGYLGQAPYCEPCGECFDNWDMILDGLRNETDRTIEEAKTIKKLGATGAYKKEFDSMSKKIAQIEGLLNNTISDREIESIGAEIERIRTHLQESLRNLEESERKLQETDSSIKLANIEIVNLGRRADDVKQLTSYLKDNATRLQEGNIEGALNLTRDAWYRVSMLGETNMNITAINSRAENYCRRAEHLISKNQVDVVRNHDNNEAAFLKYQEELNDLNGNMPDLNQRICDRAGDPCDEFCGGAGCKNGCGGLRCENGALTLSEKALDFAKKTEQNIKEKEELADDILRSMSQAKANASESYKKAKRTHDETQAHLEETKDLIDRANVLIGKLSDMIENTTASPGEMRELIDQVMGYTLQLDPDQIDDLAQKIQDAVSHLVNVESIIRNTENDLRRVEMLKTDALEKKERAEKVLAGVLNITRALEDADDAQKKARQSIKQANGDIASAKIDLEEIDKETEDAQKRANSTANAVLALQSRLEQLQKDNIRNELDAKDINKQAEDVKDSANNAHERATQLKNDFKSANESLTKQARRSESARERAQNLLNRASKITVDTTTQLSALQSMDDIYKSNEKEIQNLESELNDLTGKITFYLQTIQTNAERYRQCT; the protein is encoded by the exons ATGGCCAAAATAGGATCGTCATGTATAGCATACGtagttattaatttatttattttccata GTCTAATCTTAAGTAGCAATGCACAACGTCGACCATATGGCGGCAGAGACCGAT TAGCCAGCAGACCACCGATCCATCGCGTACATCCGTGCGAGCAGAGCTCTTGCTATCCGGCTACGGGCAATCTGCTGATAGGACGTGAGAACCGGCTGGAAGCGTCGTCCACctgcggtacggtacggtcgGAACGTTACTGCATCGTGTCCCATCTGGAGGAGAAGAAATGCTTCCTCTGCGATACGCGCCGCGAAACCGAGAACGATCCGATGCGCAACCATCGGATCGGTCAGATCATCTACAAAATGCAACCGGG TACCGTCGAACAAACCTGGTGGCAGTCGGAGAACGGACGTGAAAATGTCACCATTCAGCTGGATCTGGAGGCAGAATTCCACTTTACCCATCTGATTATCGTCTTTGCGACGTTCCGTCCGGCGGCGATGCTGATCGAGCGTTCGTACGATTTCGGCAAAACCTGGCACGTGTACAAGTACTTCGCGCACAGCTGCCGGGAGTCGTTCCCGCACGCGCCACTGATCGCACGGAACATTACGGACGTGATCTGCGATCACCGGTACTCGGGTGTGGAACCGTCGAAGAACGGTGAGGTGATCTACCGTGTGCTGCCTCCGAACATGAACATCGAGAACCCGTACGCCGAACACGTGCAAAACATGCTGAAGATGACGAACCTGCGTGTAAACTTTACCAAGCTGCACTCGCTCGGTGACAATTTGCTGGACGATCGGGACGAGATACAGGAGAAGTACTATTACGCCATCTCGAACATGATTGTGCGTGGCTCTTGCTCGTGCTACGGCCATGCTTCTCGCTGTTTGCCGCTCGAGGGTGTGCGGAATACGGTGGACATGGTGCACGGACGGTGCGAGTGTACGCATAACACGAAGGGTCTGAACTGTGAGGAGTGTGAGGACTTCTTCAACGATCTACCGTGGAAGCCGGCACTTGGCAAACAGACCAACGCTTGTAAAA AGTGTAATTGTAACAACCACGCGACTAGCTGCCATTTTGACCAGGCCGTTTACGAACACTCGGGACGGGTTAGTGGCGGAGTGTGTGACAACTGCCAGCACAACACGCAAGGATATCACTGCGAAGAGTGTGCACCGTTCTACTACCGCGATCCGAACGAGGACATCCAGAGTCCGTACGTGTGCAAACCGTGCGATTGCGATCCACGTGGTTCGCTGGACGATGGAATTTGCGACTCGATCGCCGACGAGGAGAATGGTATTGTGGCCGGTGCCTGCCACTGTAAGCGCAATGTGAACGGACGTCGGTGCGACCATTGCCGGGAAGGATTCTGGAACTTTGACGAGAATAATCCGGAGGGCTGCCAGCCGTGTACGTGCAACACGCTCGGAACGGTTAACAATTCGGGTTGTAATGTGTACACTGGCGAGTGTATCTGTAAGCGGTTGGTCACCGGACGCGACTGTAACCAGTGTATGCCGGAAACGTATGGACTGTCGGACAGTTTGGAGGGTTGTACGCCGTGCAACTGTCATCCGGGAGGATCGCTGGATAATAGCTGTGACGTGATTACGGGCCAGTGCCGTTGCAGACCGCATATGCAGGGACGAGATTGTAGTGAACCGAAGCAACACTACTTCATTCCGACGTTGCACCGTATTCTGGAGGCTGAGATTCCGTCCACT TTCTGCGAGTCTGGCGGAGGA CAAAACTGTTCGGTTGTTGTGCGCGAACGAGCAAACGATCGGGACGCCGACTTTACGGGGCCAGGCTTCATCCGCGCCACGGAGGGTACCACGCTGAAGTTCTCCGTGGACGACATCCCGAAAACGATGAATTACGACGTGATGGTACGCTACCAGCCCCAGATGAAGGGAGACTGGGAGAACGTGCGGATGACCGTGATCCGGCCGGAGGTGTACAACCCCGAGGGACCGTGTGCCAACTCGCACCCAAGCTACGAGCGCGATATCACCACGACACTGTCCGAGTACGAAACGAGTGCTATAGCGCTGCACGACATTTGTCTGGAGAGCGGCAAAACGTACAAGTTTATCGTGTCCTTCCAACGGCACGAACCGTACGACGATAATCCGACCGCACAGATCTTGATCGATTCGATCGTGTTGATACCGCGCATCGAAATTACGCCAATTTTGCAGGGTTCCCATCAGGCCGAGGTGCGTCACCGCGAGTACGTTGATCTGGGATGCAACCACACGTACTACGATGTGAACTACATCATCAACGCACCGGAAGAGTGCAAGGATCTGCTGAAGACGATCAGCGTTTACATCAACAACGGTGCAACGC CTTGCGAGTGTAATCCGACCGGTTCGAAGAGCAAGAAGTGTGCTGAGTCGGGTGGTTTCTGTATGTGCAAGACCAACGTCGTCGGACGGCAGTGTGATCGGTGTGCACCGGGTACGTTCGGGTTCGGGCCGGAAGGTTGCAAGGCTTGCGACTGTAACAGCATCGGATCGAAGGACAACGATTGCGATTTGATCACCGGACAGTGTAACTGCCATCCCAACACGTACGGCCGGGAGTGTGACCAGTGTCAGCCGGGCTTCTGGAACTTCCCCAACTGTCAGATCTGCGAGTGTAATGGCCATACGCCGACGTGTAATTCGAAGACCGGCGAGTGCAATCACTGTCAGGACTTTACGCAGGGCTGGAAGTGCGATCGCTGTATCGACGGGTACTACGGCAACCCGTTGCTCGGCTCATCGATTGGATGCCGACCGTGCCGCTGTCCGGACACGGCTGCATCCGGTCACTCGTACGCGAGCGAGTGTTATCTGCACCCATCGACGAACGATGTGATTTGTGCGTGCGAGGAAGGATATGCCGGGGCTCGGTGCGACGTGTGCGCGGACAATTACTTCGGCAATCCGGAAAAACCGGGCGGCCAATGTCAGCCGTGCGACTGTAGCAACAATGTCGATCCTAAGCGGCCCGGTAACTGTGATGCTAAGTCGGGCAAATGTCTCCAGTGTCTGTACAATACCGAGGGTGACCATTGCGAGTACTGTCGGGATGGTTTCTACGGCGATGCGTTGCGACAGGACTGTCGGGATTGTGACTGTAACTTGCTCGGCACGAACCAGACGATACAGCACTGCGACCGGTACACGGGCCAGTGTCCGTGTTTGCGTAACGTGCAGGGACAGTACTGTGACGAGTGTATTGAGAATCACTGGAAGATTGCTAGCGGTGAAGGATGCGAGGCGTGCGATTGTGATCCGGTCGGAGCGCTCAGCGAGCAGTGTAATCCG TACGACGGACAGTGTTCGTGCAAGTCTGGATTCGGCGGACGGCAGTGTAATCAGTGTGAGGCTTACTTCTGGGGCGATCCAAATGTGGAATGCAAAC CTTGCGAATGTAATGCGTACGGTTCTGCCACACAACAGTGCGATCGTACCACCGGACAGTGTGCCTGCAAGTCCGGTATTGGCGGGTACAAGTGCGACCAGTGCGATCGAGGCTACCTAGGCCAAGCTCCGTACTGTGAACCTTGCGGCGAGTGCTTTGACAACTGGGACATGATTCTGGACGGGCTGCGCAACGAGACCGATCGTACGATCGAGGAAGCGAAAACGATCAAGAAGCTTGGTGCGACCGGTGCCTACAAGAAGGAGTTCGATTCGATGTCGAAGAAGATCGCACAAATCGAAGGCCTGCTGAACAACACCATTTCCGATCGCGAGATTGAATCGATCGGTGCCGAGATTGAGCGTATTCGCACCCATCTGCAGGAGTCGCTACGTAATTTGGAGGAATCGGAACGCAAGCTGCAGGAGACGGACTCGAGCATTAAGCTTGCCAACATTGAGATTGTGAACCTCGGACGCCGGGCGGATGATGTGAAGCAGCTGACAAGCTATCTGAAGGATAACGCGACGAGACTGCAGGAGGGCAACATCGAGGGTGCGCTGAATCTTACCCGTGATGCGTGGTACCGGGTGAGCATGCTGGGTGAAACGAACATGAACATTACGGCGATCAACAGCCGGGCGGAGAATTATTGTCGCCGGGCGGAACATCTCATTAGCAAGAATCAGGTCGACGTTGTGCGGAACCATGACAATAACGAAGCGGCCTTCCTGAAGTACCAGGAAGAGTTGAACGATCTGAACGGAAACATGCCCGATCTGAACCAGCGCATCTGCGACCGTGCCGGTGATCCGTGCGATGAGTTCTGTGGTGGTGCGGGCTGTAAGAACGGTTGCGGAGGTTTACGGTGCGAGAATGGTGCGTTGACACTGTCCGAGAAAGCGCTGGACTTTGCCAAGAAGACGGAGCAAAACATTAAGGAAAAGGAGGAGCTGGCGGATGATATTCTACGATCG ATGTCACAAGCGAAGGCAAATGCGTCGGAATCGTacaagaaggcgaagcgaACGCACGACGAAACGCAAGCCCATCTCGAAGAAACGAAGGATCTTATCGATCGTGCGAACGTGCTGATTGGCAAACTGTCGGACATGATCGAAAATACGACAGCGTCGCCCGGTGAAATGCGCGAACTCATCGATCAGGTCATGGGATACACGCTGCAGCTGGACCCGGATCAGATCGACGATCTGGCGCAGAAAATTCAGGATGCCGTTTCCCATCTGGTGAACGTGGAATCGATTATCCGCAACACCGAGAACGATTTGCGGCGCGTGGAAATGCTCAAGACCGATGCGCTGGAGAAAAA GGAACGCGCAGAAAAGGTGTTGGCCGGTGTACTGAACATAACGAGAGCTTTGGAGGATGCGGACGATGCACAGAAGAAGGCACGCCAATCCATCAAGCAAGCGAACGGGGATATAGCTTCTGCAAAGATTGATTTGGAGGAG ATTGATAAGGAGACGGAAGACGCTCAGAAGCGGGCCAACTCTACGGCTAACGCGGTGTTGGCGTTACAGTCCCGGCTTGAGCAACTCCAGAAGGATAACATTCGTAACGAGCTTGACGCCAAGGACATCAACAAGCAGGCAGAGGATGTAAAGGACTCGGCCAACAATGCTCACGAGCGTGCAACGCAG CTCAAAAACGATTTCAAATCCGCCAATGAATCGCTTACGAAGCAGGCACGTCGTTCGGAAAGTGCCCGGGAGCGTGCTCAAAATTTGCTGAACCGTGCGTCCAAAATTACCGTGGATACGACGACGCAGCTTTCGGCCCTACAGA GTATGGACGATATATACAAATCGAATGAAAAGGAGATCCAGAATCTCGAGTCTGAGCTGAACGATCTTACCGGCAAGATCACGTTCTATCTGCAGACGATCCAAACCAACGCCGAGCGCTACCGTCAGTGCACATAA
- the LOC118506501 gene encoding laminin subunit beta-1 isoform X2, translating to MAKIGSSCIAYVVINLFIFHSLILSSNAQRRPYGGRDRSSRPPIHRVHPCEQSSCYPATGNLLIGRENRLEASSTCGTVRSERYCIVSHLEEKKCFLCDTRRETENDPMRNHRIGQIIYKMQPGTVEQTWWQSENGRENVTIQLDLEAEFHFTHLIIVFATFRPAAMLIERSYDFGKTWHVYKYFAHSCRESFPHAPLIARNITDVICDHRYSGVEPSKNGEVIYRVLPPNMNIENPYAEHVQNMLKMTNLRVNFTKLHSLGDNLLDDRDEIQEKYYYAISNMIVRGSCSCYGHASRCLPLEGVRNTVDMVHGRCECTHNTKGLNCEECEDFFNDLPWKPALGKQTNACKKCNCNNHATSCHFDQAVYEHSGRVSGGVCDNCQHNTQGYHCEECAPFYYRDPNEDIQSPYVCKPCDCDPRGSLDDGICDSIADEENGIVAGACHCKRNVNGRRCDHCREGFWNFDENNPEGCQPCTCNTLGTVNNSGCNVYTGECICKRLVTGRDCNQCMPETYGLSDSLEGCTPCNCHPGGSLDNSCDVITGQCRCRPHMQGRDCSEPKQHYFIPTLHRILEAEIPSTFCESGGGQNCSVVVRERANDRDADFTGPGFIRATEGTTLKFSVDDIPKTMNYDVMVRYQPQMKGDWENVRMTVIRPEVYNPEGPCANSHPSYERDITTTLSEYETSAIALHDICLESGKTYKFIVSFQRHEPYDDNPTAQILIDSIVLIPRIEITPILQGSHQAEVRHREYVDLGCNHTYYDVNYIINAPEECKDLLKTISVYINNGATPCECNPTGSKSKKCAESGGFCMCKTNVVGRQCDRCAPGTFGFGPEGCKACDCNSIGSKDNDCDLITGQCNCHPNTYGRECDQCQPGFWNFPNCQICECNGHTPTCNSKTGECNHCQDFTQGWKCDRCIDGYYGNPLLGSSIGCRPCRCPDTAASGHSYASECYLHPSTNDVICACEEGYAGARCDVCADNYFGNPEKPGGQCQPCDCSNNVDPKRPGNCDAKSGKCLQCLYNTEGDHCEYCRDGFYGDALRQDCRDCDCNLLGTNQTIQHCDRYTGQCPCLRNVQGQYCDECIENHWKIASGEGCEACDCDPVGALSEQCNPYDGQCSCKSGFGGRQCNQCEAYFWGDPNVECKPCECNAYGSATQQCDRTTGQCACKSGIGGYKCDQCDRGYLGQAPYCEPCGECFDNWDMILDGLRNETDRTIEEAKTIKKLGATGAYKKEFDSMSKKIAQIEGLLNNTISDREIESIGAEIERIRTHLQESLRNLEESERKLQETDSSIKLANIEIVNLGRRADDVKQLTSYLKDNATRLQEGNIEGALNLTRDAWYRVSMLGETNMNITAINSRAENYCRRAEHLISKNQVDVVRNHDNNEAAFLKYQEELNDLNGNMPDLNQRICDRAGDPCDEFCGGAGCKNGCGGLRCENGALTLSEKALDFAKKTEQNIKEKEELADDILRSMSQAKANASESYKKAKRTHDETQAHLEETKDLIDRANVLIGKLSDMIENTTASPGEMRELIDQVMGYTLQLDPDQIDDLAQKIQDAVSHLVNVESIIRNTENDLRRVEMLKTDALEKKERAEKVLAGVLNITRALEDADDAQKKARQSIKQANGDIASAKIDLEEIDKETEDAQKRANSTANAVLALQSRLEQLQKDNIRNELDAKDINKQAEDVKDSANNAHERATQLKNDFKSANESLTKQARRSESARERAQNLLNRASKITVDTTTQLSALQSMDDIYKSNEKEIQNLESELNDLTGKITFYLQTIQTNAERYRQCT from the exons ATGGCCAAAATAGGATCGTCATGTATAGCATACGtagttattaatttatttattttccata GTCTAATCTTAAGTAGCAATGCACAACGTCGACCATATGGCGGCAGAGACCGAT CCAGCAGACCACCGATCCATCGCGTACATCCGTGCGAGCAGAGCTCTTGCTATCCGGCTACGGGCAATCTGCTGATAGGACGTGAGAACCGGCTGGAAGCGTCGTCCACctgcggtacggtacggtcgGAACGTTACTGCATCGTGTCCCATCTGGAGGAGAAGAAATGCTTCCTCTGCGATACGCGCCGCGAAACCGAGAACGATCCGATGCGCAACCATCGGATCGGTCAGATCATCTACAAAATGCAACCGGG TACCGTCGAACAAACCTGGTGGCAGTCGGAGAACGGACGTGAAAATGTCACCATTCAGCTGGATCTGGAGGCAGAATTCCACTTTACCCATCTGATTATCGTCTTTGCGACGTTCCGTCCGGCGGCGATGCTGATCGAGCGTTCGTACGATTTCGGCAAAACCTGGCACGTGTACAAGTACTTCGCGCACAGCTGCCGGGAGTCGTTCCCGCACGCGCCACTGATCGCACGGAACATTACGGACGTGATCTGCGATCACCGGTACTCGGGTGTGGAACCGTCGAAGAACGGTGAGGTGATCTACCGTGTGCTGCCTCCGAACATGAACATCGAGAACCCGTACGCCGAACACGTGCAAAACATGCTGAAGATGACGAACCTGCGTGTAAACTTTACCAAGCTGCACTCGCTCGGTGACAATTTGCTGGACGATCGGGACGAGATACAGGAGAAGTACTATTACGCCATCTCGAACATGATTGTGCGTGGCTCTTGCTCGTGCTACGGCCATGCTTCTCGCTGTTTGCCGCTCGAGGGTGTGCGGAATACGGTGGACATGGTGCACGGACGGTGCGAGTGTACGCATAACACGAAGGGTCTGAACTGTGAGGAGTGTGAGGACTTCTTCAACGATCTACCGTGGAAGCCGGCACTTGGCAAACAGACCAACGCTTGTAAAA AGTGTAATTGTAACAACCACGCGACTAGCTGCCATTTTGACCAGGCCGTTTACGAACACTCGGGACGGGTTAGTGGCGGAGTGTGTGACAACTGCCAGCACAACACGCAAGGATATCACTGCGAAGAGTGTGCACCGTTCTACTACCGCGATCCGAACGAGGACATCCAGAGTCCGTACGTGTGCAAACCGTGCGATTGCGATCCACGTGGTTCGCTGGACGATGGAATTTGCGACTCGATCGCCGACGAGGAGAATGGTATTGTGGCCGGTGCCTGCCACTGTAAGCGCAATGTGAACGGACGTCGGTGCGACCATTGCCGGGAAGGATTCTGGAACTTTGACGAGAATAATCCGGAGGGCTGCCAGCCGTGTACGTGCAACACGCTCGGAACGGTTAACAATTCGGGTTGTAATGTGTACACTGGCGAGTGTATCTGTAAGCGGTTGGTCACCGGACGCGACTGTAACCAGTGTATGCCGGAAACGTATGGACTGTCGGACAGTTTGGAGGGTTGTACGCCGTGCAACTGTCATCCGGGAGGATCGCTGGATAATAGCTGTGACGTGATTACGGGCCAGTGCCGTTGCAGACCGCATATGCAGGGACGAGATTGTAGTGAACCGAAGCAACACTACTTCATTCCGACGTTGCACCGTATTCTGGAGGCTGAGATTCCGTCCACT TTCTGCGAGTCTGGCGGAGGA CAAAACTGTTCGGTTGTTGTGCGCGAACGAGCAAACGATCGGGACGCCGACTTTACGGGGCCAGGCTTCATCCGCGCCACGGAGGGTACCACGCTGAAGTTCTCCGTGGACGACATCCCGAAAACGATGAATTACGACGTGATGGTACGCTACCAGCCCCAGATGAAGGGAGACTGGGAGAACGTGCGGATGACCGTGATCCGGCCGGAGGTGTACAACCCCGAGGGACCGTGTGCCAACTCGCACCCAAGCTACGAGCGCGATATCACCACGACACTGTCCGAGTACGAAACGAGTGCTATAGCGCTGCACGACATTTGTCTGGAGAGCGGCAAAACGTACAAGTTTATCGTGTCCTTCCAACGGCACGAACCGTACGACGATAATCCGACCGCACAGATCTTGATCGATTCGATCGTGTTGATACCGCGCATCGAAATTACGCCAATTTTGCAGGGTTCCCATCAGGCCGAGGTGCGTCACCGCGAGTACGTTGATCTGGGATGCAACCACACGTACTACGATGTGAACTACATCATCAACGCACCGGAAGAGTGCAAGGATCTGCTGAAGACGATCAGCGTTTACATCAACAACGGTGCAACGC CTTGCGAGTGTAATCCGACCGGTTCGAAGAGCAAGAAGTGTGCTGAGTCGGGTGGTTTCTGTATGTGCAAGACCAACGTCGTCGGACGGCAGTGTGATCGGTGTGCACCGGGTACGTTCGGGTTCGGGCCGGAAGGTTGCAAGGCTTGCGACTGTAACAGCATCGGATCGAAGGACAACGATTGCGATTTGATCACCGGACAGTGTAACTGCCATCCCAACACGTACGGCCGGGAGTGTGACCAGTGTCAGCCGGGCTTCTGGAACTTCCCCAACTGTCAGATCTGCGAGTGTAATGGCCATACGCCGACGTGTAATTCGAAGACCGGCGAGTGCAATCACTGTCAGGACTTTACGCAGGGCTGGAAGTGCGATCGCTGTATCGACGGGTACTACGGCAACCCGTTGCTCGGCTCATCGATTGGATGCCGACCGTGCCGCTGTCCGGACACGGCTGCATCCGGTCACTCGTACGCGAGCGAGTGTTATCTGCACCCATCGACGAACGATGTGATTTGTGCGTGCGAGGAAGGATATGCCGGGGCTCGGTGCGACGTGTGCGCGGACAATTACTTCGGCAATCCGGAAAAACCGGGCGGCCAATGTCAGCCGTGCGACTGTAGCAACAATGTCGATCCTAAGCGGCCCGGTAACTGTGATGCTAAGTCGGGCAAATGTCTCCAGTGTCTGTACAATACCGAGGGTGACCATTGCGAGTACTGTCGGGATGGTTTCTACGGCGATGCGTTGCGACAGGACTGTCGGGATTGTGACTGTAACTTGCTCGGCACGAACCAGACGATACAGCACTGCGACCGGTACACGGGCCAGTGTCCGTGTTTGCGTAACGTGCAGGGACAGTACTGTGACGAGTGTATTGAGAATCACTGGAAGATTGCTAGCGGTGAAGGATGCGAGGCGTGCGATTGTGATCCGGTCGGAGCGCTCAGCGAGCAGTGTAATCCG TACGACGGACAGTGTTCGTGCAAGTCTGGATTCGGCGGACGGCAGTGTAATCAGTGTGAGGCTTACTTCTGGGGCGATCCAAATGTGGAATGCAAAC CTTGCGAATGTAATGCGTACGGTTCTGCCACACAACAGTGCGATCGTACCACCGGACAGTGTGCCTGCAAGTCCGGTATTGGCGGGTACAAGTGCGACCAGTGCGATCGAGGCTACCTAGGCCAAGCTCCGTACTGTGAACCTTGCGGCGAGTGCTTTGACAACTGGGACATGATTCTGGACGGGCTGCGCAACGAGACCGATCGTACGATCGAGGAAGCGAAAACGATCAAGAAGCTTGGTGCGACCGGTGCCTACAAGAAGGAGTTCGATTCGATGTCGAAGAAGATCGCACAAATCGAAGGCCTGCTGAACAACACCATTTCCGATCGCGAGATTGAATCGATCGGTGCCGAGATTGAGCGTATTCGCACCCATCTGCAGGAGTCGCTACGTAATTTGGAGGAATCGGAACGCAAGCTGCAGGAGACGGACTCGAGCATTAAGCTTGCCAACATTGAGATTGTGAACCTCGGACGCCGGGCGGATGATGTGAAGCAGCTGACAAGCTATCTGAAGGATAACGCGACGAGACTGCAGGAGGGCAACATCGAGGGTGCGCTGAATCTTACCCGTGATGCGTGGTACCGGGTGAGCATGCTGGGTGAAACGAACATGAACATTACGGCGATCAACAGCCGGGCGGAGAATTATTGTCGCCGGGCGGAACATCTCATTAGCAAGAATCAGGTCGACGTTGTGCGGAACCATGACAATAACGAAGCGGCCTTCCTGAAGTACCAGGAAGAGTTGAACGATCTGAACGGAAACATGCCCGATCTGAACCAGCGCATCTGCGACCGTGCCGGTGATCCGTGCGATGAGTTCTGTGGTGGTGCGGGCTGTAAGAACGGTTGCGGAGGTTTACGGTGCGAGAATGGTGCGTTGACACTGTCCGAGAAAGCGCTGGACTTTGCCAAGAAGACGGAGCAAAACATTAAGGAAAAGGAGGAGCTGGCGGATGATATTCTACGATCG ATGTCACAAGCGAAGGCAAATGCGTCGGAATCGTacaagaaggcgaagcgaACGCACGACGAAACGCAAGCCCATCTCGAAGAAACGAAGGATCTTATCGATCGTGCGAACGTGCTGATTGGCAAACTGTCGGACATGATCGAAAATACGACAGCGTCGCCCGGTGAAATGCGCGAACTCATCGATCAGGTCATGGGATACACGCTGCAGCTGGACCCGGATCAGATCGACGATCTGGCGCAGAAAATTCAGGATGCCGTTTCCCATCTGGTGAACGTGGAATCGATTATCCGCAACACCGAGAACGATTTGCGGCGCGTGGAAATGCTCAAGACCGATGCGCTGGAGAAAAA GGAACGCGCAGAAAAGGTGTTGGCCGGTGTACTGAACATAACGAGAGCTTTGGAGGATGCGGACGATGCACAGAAGAAGGCACGCCAATCCATCAAGCAAGCGAACGGGGATATAGCTTCTGCAAAGATTGATTTGGAGGAG ATTGATAAGGAGACGGAAGACGCTCAGAAGCGGGCCAACTCTACGGCTAACGCGGTGTTGGCGTTACAGTCCCGGCTTGAGCAACTCCAGAAGGATAACATTCGTAACGAGCTTGACGCCAAGGACATCAACAAGCAGGCAGAGGATGTAAAGGACTCGGCCAACAATGCTCACGAGCGTGCAACGCAG CTCAAAAACGATTTCAAATCCGCCAATGAATCGCTTACGAAGCAGGCACGTCGTTCGGAAAGTGCCCGGGAGCGTGCTCAAAATTTGCTGAACCGTGCGTCCAAAATTACCGTGGATACGACGACGCAGCTTTCGGCCCTACAGA GTATGGACGATATATACAAATCGAATGAAAAGGAGATCCAGAATCTCGAGTCTGAGCTGAACGATCTTACCGGCAAGATCACGTTCTATCTGCAGACGATCCAAACCAACGCCGAGCGCTACCGTCAGTGCACATAA